In a single window of the Deinococcus reticulitermitis genome:
- a CDS encoding TerC family protein, which translates to MFETLFGWISQPEAWLAFGTLLLLEIVLGIDNVIFISILAGKLPPEQRQRARTIGLLAAMVMRLGLLFSISWIYSLKNDLFTLFGMGFSGRDLILIFGGLFLIYKAVKEMHEQLEGAEAHGQAPTAGRVASANFAAIIGQIMILDIVFSLDSVITAVGMADDIGVMVSAVVLTVAIMLIAARPIGDFVQAHPTVKMLALSFLLLIGVNLIADGFGFKIPKGYTYFAMGFAILVELLNMRVRGNKPVALHDTGRAPDPH; encoded by the coding sequence ATGTTTGAAACCCTGTTCGGCTGGATCAGTCAGCCTGAAGCTTGGCTGGCCTTCGGCACCCTGTTGCTGCTCGAGATCGTGCTCGGCATCGACAACGTGATTTTTATCTCTATTCTTGCCGGCAAGCTGCCTCCGGAGCAGCGCCAGCGCGCCCGCACCATCGGGCTGCTCGCAGCGATGGTGATGCGGCTCGGGCTGCTGTTCTCGATCAGCTGGATCTACAGTCTGAAAAACGACCTGTTCACCCTATTCGGCATGGGCTTCTCGGGCCGCGACCTGATCCTGATATTCGGCGGGCTTTTCCTGATTTACAAGGCCGTTAAGGAAATGCACGAGCAGCTCGAAGGCGCCGAGGCACACGGGCAGGCGCCCACAGCGGGCCGGGTCGCGTCGGCCAACTTCGCGGCGATCATCGGGCAGATCATGATCCTCGACATCGTGTTCAGCCTCGACTCGGTGATCACGGCAGTCGGTATGGCCGACGACATCGGCGTGATGGTGAGTGCCGTCGTCCTGACCGTCGCGATTATGCTGATCGCCGCGCGCCCCATCGGCGACTTTGTGCAGGCGCACCCCACCGTCAAGATGCTCGCGCTCTCGTTCCTGCTCTTGATCGGTGTCAACCTGATCGCCGACGGCTTCGGCTTCAAGATTCCCAAGGGCTACACCTACTTCGCGATGGGATTTGCGATCCTCGTCGAACTGCTCAACATGCGCGTGCGGGGCAACAAACCGGTGGCGCTGCACGACACGGGGCGCGCGCCCGACCCGCACTGA
- a CDS encoding mannose-1-phosphate guanylyltransferase yields MPSSQSFVPVILAGGSGERFWPLSRRGRPKQFLTLDESGRSLLQATSDRLSRLSNGPENVMVVTGTDYRAQVLEHLPEMPLENLLVEPVARDTAPAVLYAALRIAQEDPQAIMGVFPADHRVTDAEAFDRLIERTISVAQKTERLITVGVTPTFAATGYGYIQQGAVLSAGLLPAYEVTRFTEKPDQTTAQQFLDTGLYTWNSGMFVWRVETILNAFKKYQPVMFKQLSEAIGRRGQAKLREVFPQIEKISIDYAILEKSDRVAVIPAEFGWDDLGDWNALERLLKSQGENVAVGRHVGLDTEGAILYTTNGDDLIATIGLDDVVVVRAEDVTLVVRKDRTQDIKKVVQRLKAHPELERFA; encoded by the coding sequence GTGCCTAGTTCTCAGAGCTTTGTACCGGTGATTCTCGCGGGGGGAAGTGGCGAGCGCTTCTGGCCACTATCGCGTCGTGGACGCCCCAAGCAGTTTCTGACGCTCGACGAATCTGGGCGCAGCCTGTTGCAAGCCACGAGTGATCGTCTGAGCCGTTTGAGCAATGGACCAGAGAATGTCATGGTGGTCACTGGAACTGATTACCGCGCTCAGGTACTCGAACACCTGCCGGAGATGCCGCTCGAAAACCTGTTAGTCGAGCCGGTCGCGCGTGACACTGCCCCGGCAGTGCTCTACGCTGCGCTCCGCATCGCGCAGGAAGATCCGCAGGCGATCATGGGAGTCTTTCCTGCTGACCACCGGGTCACTGATGCAGAGGCGTTCGACCGCTTAATTGAGCGGACCATCTCGGTTGCGCAGAAGACGGAGAGACTGATCACCGTGGGCGTTACCCCGACCTTCGCTGCGACCGGCTATGGATACATCCAGCAGGGTGCTGTCCTGTCAGCTGGACTCTTGCCGGCCTACGAGGTCACCCGCTTCACGGAAAAACCTGATCAGACTACCGCACAGCAGTTTCTGGATACAGGTCTGTACACCTGGAACAGCGGCATGTTTGTCTGGCGGGTAGAGACTATCCTGAACGCTTTTAAAAAATATCAGCCCGTCATGTTCAAACAGCTCAGTGAGGCCATCGGTCGTCGTGGACAAGCCAAGCTGCGTGAAGTCTTTCCACAGATCGAGAAGATCAGTATCGACTACGCCATTCTGGAGAAATCTGATCGGGTTGCTGTGATTCCAGCGGAGTTCGGCTGGGACGATCTGGGGGACTGGAACGCTCTGGAGCGGCTACTCAAGAGTCAGGGGGAAAACGTTGCTGTGGGGCGACATGTGGGGCTCGACACTGAGGGTGCCATCCTCTACACCACCAATGGGGATGACCTGATCGCCACGATCGGCCTGGATGATGTGGTCGTCGTACGCGCCGAGGACGTGACCCTGGTGGTGCGCAAGGACCGCACCCAGGACATCAAGAAGGTGGTTCAGCGCCTCAAAGCGCATCCGGAATTGGAGCGCTTCGCGTGA